The segment GAATATCTCGCTGCCGTTTGCTGGGATGTGCTACATGATGTGGAACAGAGCAGGAGGGATCTTTTCCCCGGGTGATGCAGGGAgtgtggggacagagctggcaTCGGCACTGGAGGCCAGTCTGGAGTGCAGTGAGAAGCTGGGGGGAGGACAGTTGCAAGGGGAAGATGTTCCAGATCTTTCTGGTGTTCTGAGAATGGGAAGAGCAGCCCTTGGTTCTGTGAATTCACTGTGATGTTTTTTGTAGAGAAAACGGCACCAGACACCTCAGGAccagccagggcagcactggggaGCCGGGTGTGTCCTGGCACATCCCTCACTGTGCTCCGAAGGGCTGGGATTTCCAGAGCACCCAGTGCAGGGAGAGCAAGAGCCACGGTCACCCTGCAGAGACTGTGCCTTCATCCCACTGTGCCTTTGTCCCCTGCAGAACATCTCCCATCCCAGGCACCAGGCCCCTGTACACATGGGTGTAACAACAGCTCACCTACAGAAAACCAGCTCCAGCTTAACCTTCAGCTGATCCCTGAGGGCCCAGGCAATGAAacccctccagccctggagaTGGGATCAGgagagcagccactgctgcctgGGCTGCCGTGCCAGGACAGCTGGGTGGTGCCTGCGCTGGGCTCACTGCAGACAGATTTTCCCTGGATTCCGTGTCCCTGGACACTGCAGCAGCCCTGACAGCTGTGGAGTCTTCTCATCTCCACGCTGGATCTCCTGTGTGCTGGAGGCCTCGAGCAGCTGCCCTGAAGGCcagagctcctccagctgctgctcccctgacccacaggagctgtgagtaTCCAGGGTTACAGACAACTCCTCTGGACAACTGAGTGcttcagggcagagctgagccagggGGAGCCTGGATGAATGTCTGAACGGATCCTGCTCTCACCAGgctttcccccaaaaccccagctGACCTCTCCTCTTGGCAGGGCAAGCAGAAGGGCAAATATTACTGCTCCCTTCGGCCTGTGGCTGTGTGATGTTTGCAGGGACAGCTGTAGCACCCACGTGTGCAGGGACTGCTACCACCTCTCCGTGCCCTGgcctgggctgcagctgtgctgggaaggagaaGCCATTTCACGTGTTGCCATTTGTTGTaagagaaggagctgcaggtgttcAGCCCTTCAGCAGGACAGACccaggggcacagctggctccaCACCCCAGAGGGGCTGCACCCTCCCTGCGTGACTCTGTCACCCCGAGGACTCCCTGACCTGCATTTTCCTGCTAAAGCCGAGGCTGAGCAGGTCCCACACAGACCCTCAGGCCAGGAGACACCAGACCTTTTTTTAACCCCACTCTGGCCAAAAGGAGTGCAATGACAGTGCAACGACTGCTCTGGAGAGCAGTGCAACGGGCACAGGCAGAGACTGGCACAGGGCTGACACTCGCTGTCCTAGCACAGATCCTCTGGGACAGGTCCCAGCCACTGCTGAGGGTGAACTGTGacactggagctgctctgcaacccccctgcagccagcactgtccctgctctgcctcgCCCTGCATCTCACACAGAGCCTTGGGGACGAGCATCCCGAGGCTCCTGTCCTGCCACAGCACCTGCATGGCCAAGCCCAGCCCCACACACGGCCCTGCAcggccagagctgctgcaccccGAGGTGCAGGGAAGGTGAAGGGTGACCACAACCACGGCAGAGCCACCCGTGCCACAGCATTTCGTGGGAGTGATGGAACCCCCCCAAAGCCACAGTGCTCAgagaggggctgcaggtggagtTTGCTGCACCCCCTTCCCActgcatccctgccctgcatccctgccctgcatccctgccctgcatcGCTGCCCTGCATCCCTAAACCATCCCTGCCCGGCCGGGGGCAGCGGGGCTGGGGGCGGCCCCGGGGGGGCCGGGAGCGGGCGGGAGGGGGCTCCACAAGGCTGGCAGGCATTGGGCGAGGGGCAGTGGGTGCTGGAGAGCTCCTCCAAAGGCTCTGCTCATTGCTGGAGCCCGGcgctgcaggggcaggaggtgcgCTCGTGGAGAGGGTCCAGTACCTGCGTGCCAagctcctgcacctcctgcagctcctgcatctccctctgcagctcctgcacctcctgcagctcctgcatctccctctgcagctcctgcatctccctctgcagctcctgcacctcctgcagctcccgcatctccctctgcagctcctgcacctcctgcagctcccgcaTCTCCCTCTGCACCTCCCGcatctccctctgcagctcctgcatctCCAGGTCTCGGTTTCTGCATCTGCTGCAGCTGTAGCATCTCACCCCGCAGGTCTTGGGCTGAGGCTGGCTGGGAGTTGGGGTCCTGGAGCCCCCGGGGGTTCCTGCTTTGCCCAGGGAAGGCAGAGATGGGGCACAGGGGAGAAGCTCGGGGGGCTCTGGCCGCCTGAGCCTGGGGAGGCCATGGGACCCCCAAGAGGAGCTGTTTCCAGGCCATACAATGGATCTCCCAAGAGGGGCTGGCAGCCAGCCTTGCTCATCCCAGCTTCCTCTTTTCACACTGCAGAGagattttccttctgcttttagCACAGTGCTGTGAACCAAAGGGTCTGGTGCTCCTGATCCTGCATCACCCAAACCAAAATCTGCTCTGAGAGGCGTGGGACTCCTGCAGGGCCAGCTGCTCAGTGAGAGGTGGGGTCATGGGGGCACTGCATGGCTGGGGCAccccgggcagggctggcagggacagccctggcagggacagccctggcaggtGGCTCATGGTGGGCACATCCCCATGGCCGCATCcatcacagccagccctgctgcaggtggGGGGCACCATGTCGGGTCAACTGCCCAAAGTGAGCTGTTTCTGTTCGTTCTCTGCAGTCAGGAGCCCCCTTCTCCCCAGGGAGGGTTCCATCCTGAGCAGCTCTGCGTGTCCCCGAGGCTCTGCGTGAGGGACAGCCACACACCGGGGCACAGCGTTGTGGTGGCAGCACGAGGGACGTGGCTGTgagacagcagtgggagcagcctgAGTCACCACAGCAAGTCCTGGTGGCACCTGCCTGTCACCTCcactgcctgtccccagcctcgTCCCACACCAGGCTCTGGGAGAAGGATTTTGCCTGTCTGGAGGTTGCTGTCGTGGTCCAGTGCCCAATGGAGAGGTGGCAGCAGGGTGCCCCAGCAAGTGGTGCCCATGGGGAGGCTGGGCTCTCTCCCTGCAGGCACCTGCTCCTCTGGGAAGGTGCTGGAATCCCCAGGAGCCTCCTCAGCTGATCAGGGCTACCATTCTGTAGGGCTGGGCTTCTGAAAGCTACAGACCCCAAACTGCCCATCTCCTTTGGGTCTGGGGGTGACTCTTTAATCCATCAGGCTTTGATATCTCtatttctgctctgtgtgtgtggctgCTGAGCAGGTTAAGTGCTCAttacagccaggctgggctgtgtgaGGGGAGAGTAAATCAGTTCAGGGCACGCTcagcacagcaaacacagctctTCTGTGCCTCCCCCAGTGCTGTTTATTATCTCCTTTTAAcatgtttgtgtttttatttccgTGGATCAGCTGTCTTTTAATGGCTGGTTGTTATTTTCTGTGCTCAGAGGTGAGAAGGTGTTTTATTGTTGGTCTCTGCTGCTCGGTAAAAACTTCAGTGTGGgtaaattattagaaaaatcATAACTCTGAATATCCTGACACTGCCAGGggaggctggagagctgggaatgctcctcCAGTGCCAGGACACTCCACATGATGCTGGAGTACAGAGGAGGGAAGGCAAAATAAGCAATAAGAGCATAAAACAGTGACAGTGGGCACTGCAGTGCCTGAAATACAGGAGAAAGAGACAGAGACATTTTCCAACTCCACTTTGCAACAATTTATTTATTGGgaatgcttaaaaaaatcaaacaggaaacagagaaaaccaGACTGATGCACAGACCACCCTACCACATGCTCTACCCCAGGTACAGACTCAGGACTGCTCGGACACTGGATGTGCTGTGGGTGCCAGGGCCACGCCAGGAGGTTGCAGGTGCTTGGGACGAGGTGACACCGGACCCGagtgccctgggacagcagcgCCGGCAGGGCTGATGCAGCTGCAGGTTCCCACATCTGCCAGAGCCCTGGCATTTGTGCCCCCTGCCCGCGCCCGCCAGCTCCCCCACAGTGCCCTGGCTGACCCACGGCCGCTCCCCAGGCGAGCCTCCCgcttttttgggaattcccccTCTCCCCGCACCCATGCGGCAACCAGCTCCTGCCTTCTTATCACCCCCGACCCTCTCTGCTGCGGCcgggtggggaagaggagggaagggTTGGGAGGCAGCAGGGGAAGCTCTGGCGGAGGCAGCGCCTCTCCCCACCCAGCCCACCTGAGTTTCCAGCCGGTGCCGCCTTCCCTCGGGCGCGTGGGGCCGGCTCAGCACACGGAGCAGCTGTTGGTCTTGTTCATGGGCGGCCTGAGCGCCCGCTCCTTGGGCAGCGTCTCCCTCCTCTTGCAGAGCGCGGGGCTGAGCCTGCTGGGCAGGTTGgcttgctgcagcagctccctgaacACCTCCAGCACGTTCTCGTTGTCCTTGGCCGACGTCTCCACGAAGCGGCTGTTCCAGTCCAGCTCCACCAGCGACAGCGCGTCCTCCACCGGCACCTGCCGCTCGCCGCCGCTCTCCGCCTTGTTGCCCACCACCACGATGGGAGGGAACTTGTCCTCCTTCACCTCCAGGATCTCCTCCCGCAGGCTCTTGACGCTCTCGAAGGACTCGGCGTCATCCACGGCGTAGACCAGGGCGAAGGCGTCGCTGTTCTGGATCGAGAGCTTCCTCATGGCTGGGAAGGAGTAGCTGCCGCTGGTGTCCAGGATCTCCACCTTGACCGTGGCCCCACACACCTCATACTCCTTGCTGTGCAGCTCCTCCACCGTGCGCCGGTGCTTGGGCTCGAAGGTGTCCATCAGGAAGCGGCGGATGAGCGATGTCTTGCCCACGCCGGCAGCTCCCAGGAAAACCAGCCGGACGTGGTTCTTCTCCTT is part of the Cinclus cinclus chromosome 20, bCinCin1.1, whole genome shotgun sequence genome and harbors:
- the LOC134052179 gene encoding GTP-binding protein Rhes-like, which encodes MSLVVKEKNHVRLVFLGAAGVGKTSLIRRFLMDTFEPKHRRTVEELHSKEYEVCGATVKVEILDTSGSYSFPAMRKLSIQNSDAFALVYAVDDAESFESVKSLREEILEVKEDKFPPIVVVGNKAESGGERQVPVEDALSLVELDWNSRFVETSAKDNENVLEVFRELLQQANLPSRLSPALCKRRETLPKERALRPPMNKTNSCSVC